In one Candidatus Cloacimonadota bacterium genomic region, the following are encoded:
- a CDS encoding DUF559 domain-containing protein, with translation MFKNYKNLPYNPKLKERAKDLRKAGNLPEVLFWMQVKKGKIFKLDFHRQKIIGNYIVDFYCPALSLVVEIDGSSHNDKVEYDKRREHYLESLNLQIIRYGDFDIKRNLNGVIENLKERCEELMRNTPPDKSGTPLQEGNFKRN, from the coding sequence ATATTCAAAAACTACAAAAACCTCCCTTACAATCCCAAATTAAAGGAGAGAGCTAAAGATTTAAGAAAAGCAGGCAATCTACCCGAAGTGCTTTTTTGGATGCAGGTAAAAAAAGGAAAAATTTTCAAATTAGATTTTCACCGACAAAAAATAATCGGCAACTACATTGTAGATTTTTATTGTCCGGCACTTTCCTTGGTTGTGGAGATAGATGGAAGTAGCCATAATGATAAAGTTGAATATGATAAAAGGAGAGAACATTATTTAGAAAGTTTAAATTTGCAAATAATCCGTTATGGTGATTTTGATATTAAAAGAAATCTAAATGGCGTTATAGAGAATTTGAAGGAAAGGTGCGAGGAGTTGATGAGAAACACCCCACCCGATAAATCGGGCACCCCTCTACAAGAGGGGAATTTTAAAAGGAATTAA